Proteins found in one Takifugu flavidus isolate HTHZ2018 chromosome 7, ASM371156v2, whole genome shotgun sequence genomic segment:
- the LOC130528132 gene encoding vitellogenin-2-like: protein MRVIVLALAVALVVGSQDNFAPDFASDMTYEYDYEGKIMGGLPEKGLARAGLKIQAKVSIRKANNVYYLKLSDAKIFEYNGIWPKDAFSLASKLSSELADQLMTPIKFEYTNGLVGKVSAPAKVSATVLNICRGILNILHVTVKKTHNIYDLQERGSQGMCKTHYIRVDKKEGAFTLIKTRDLNHCQDRIYKDTGLAYAHRYPESEATKTKLKGMSTFSYEMKLTDQGSQIKNATTEEIIQFSPFNILNGAAQMEAKQKLILVNVLKTPLESIRGDYPTRGSLQYEFDTELLQTPVQLLKTSSPVPQMVNILNHLVNFNMKMVHEDAPLKFIELIQMLRYAKYPEIESLWAQLKEKPDYRTWILNAIPAIGTSTAVRFTKEKFIARELSVAETAQALIASVHLVTADLKSLNLIKELCMHERVREIPFLHEMAMLGYGTAVSKYCVANPSCPVELLRPIHEILISAVQKVNAEEIILAVKVLGNAGHPGSLKPLMKLLPCFSATDIKLPHRVHIEIVLALRNVAKKIPREVQNIAVKLFTDKTTHAELRMAAAVVLFETKLPMGLVTSLATSLLKEENLQFASFVYSYMKAMTKSTTPDHTSVAIACNVAMKILSPKYGRLSYRYSRAFYYDAYQNPWMMGAAASAFYVNEAATLLPKAVLAKARTYLSGAYADVIEVGVRTDGIQEAILKMKDENSQRIDKITQIVKALSGWRASPSRKPLASMYVKLFGQEIAFANIDKVVFDQLIEFGSQIPAYSRDALQSLLSGISTRVVKPMLVNEIRHIFPTAVGLPMELSFYTAGVAAATVECRASVVPSLSREFKVSQLLDSDISIDASIIPSVSLHTYAVMGVNTALIQAAMMTKAKVYTALPAKVQAKMNIMKGHFKFDFLPVEDVDKIASAFVETYAVARNVEDLAAARLTPVLPDEINVNSRGSSSSTKSTWMVSKSSEIVSDSQLVANQISVKSYQRKICKEYQPYGIKACTEIESRNAAFLRNCLLYSMIGRHGVSVQVARAAPEIRNIEIEIQVGPKAAEKILRTVNLNEDEEVLADKTVLRKLQKILTPSLKNSSASDSDSSASKSTSATSHPRTRMIDANSPVDKKSKSSSSSRSCVRSRSPVSSASSRSSRSSSRSSSSSSSSSSSSSSSSSSRSRSRSRSRSRSRSRSSSSSSSSRSSRSSSKCRSRRSSGSSSRHSSHSPRSTSKIEISNSKQTDCFEQKFTNDHSHQQSHDSRRSKVWSSSSEAIANKDRYMADPKHLFLTVIIRAVRSDQKLQGYQVTAYFDRQSRRVQIILANLDEQEKWGMYATAALLSNHKMMASLDWGKDSKQYQMVLTAESGSVATKSAIRVKMSWEKIPSSIKRRVRKLYRMVIHRSRDNGVQVKKAKNAPKQITLSVSVASQNRLNFQLVTPKRTFSKCDVKLPSYLLYLQTAEEIQVYHNNWLDKLFYILSKSSAVECTVLKDKIITFNRGSFNTELPHSCAQVLVQDCSQELKFLVLLKKDYTQNQNQINVKIADLDIDMYNNNNAVQLKVNGVPFQISTQIYQHPTGHIHIRQRGEGITLHAPFYGLQEIYFDMSALKVQVVDWMKGQTCGLCGKADGEVRQEFRMPNGRVANSAISYAHSWVESGKSCRDPSGCLMKYESVKLEKQMFIEGQESKCFSVEPVLRCLPGCSPVRTTQANIGFHCVPADTNLNYSEVQSSMFDKSVDVKETAEAHLACRCSMQCP, encoded by the exons ATGAGGGTGATTGTACTTGCTCTCGCTGTGGCCCTTGTGG tgGGGTCACAAGACAACTTTG CCCCAGACTTCGCCAGTGACATGACCTATGAATACGATTATGAGGGGAAAATTATGGGTGGCCTCCCTGAGAAGGGTCTGGCCCGGGCTGGACTGAAAATCCAGGCTAAAGTGTCAATCCGCAAAGCAAATAATGTCTATTATTTAAAG CTTTCAGATGCTAAGATCTTTGAGTACAATGGCATCTGGCCCAAGGATGCTTTCAGTCTGGCTTCCAAGCTCTCTTCAGAACTGGCCGATCAATTAATGACCCCCATCAAGTTTGAGTACACCAACGGTCTGGTGGGCAAGGTCTCCGCTCCAGCCAAAGTCTCTGCAACAGTGCTTAACATCTGTAGGGGAATCCTCAACATCTTACATGTGACCGTCAAGAAGACCCATAACATCTATGATCTGCAGGAG CGTGGATCTCAGGGCATGTGCAAGACCCACTACATCAGAGTGGACAAAAAGGAGGGGGCTTTCACTCTTATCAAAACCAGGGACCTGAATCATTGCCAGGACAGAATCTATAAAGACACCGGTCTTGCTTACGCACATAGATACCCAGAGAGTGAGGCT ACTAAAACAAAGCTAAAGGGAATGTCCACATTCAGCTATGAAATGAAGCTAACCGACCAAGGTAGTCAGATCAAGAATGCAACTACAGAAGAAATCATCCAGTTCTCCCCTTTCAACATCTTGAATGGTGCTGCTCAGATGGAAGCTAA GCAAAAATTGATTCTCGTGAATGTATTGAAAACCCCACTGGAGTCTATAAGGGGGGACTATCCTACACGTGGTTCTCTGCAGTATGAATTTGACACTGAGCTTCTGCAAACACCTGTCCAGCTCCTGAAGACCAGCAGCCCTGTGCCTCAG ATGGTTAACATTCTGAACCACCTGGTGAACTTCAATATGAAAATGGTCCATGAAGATGCCCCTCTGAAGTTTATTGAGTTAATCCAGATGTTGCGTTATGCCAAGTACCCGGAAATTGAGTCCCTCTGGGCACAGTTAAAAGAGAAACCAGATTACAG gACCTGGATCCTTAATGCTATCCCTGCCATTGGTACTTCCACTGCAGTCAGGTTCACTAAAGAGAAGTTCATAGCTCGTGAGCTATCTGTTGCTGAGACTGCTCAGGCCCTGATAGCATCCGTGCACCTGGTGACAGCTGACCTCAAGTCGCTCAACCTTATCAAG GAATTATGTATGCATGAACGGGTACGTGAGATCCCATTTCTACATGAGATGGCCATGCTGGGCTACGGTACAGCAGTTTCAAAGTACTGTGTGGCCAACCCATCATGTCCAGTTGAACTTCTGAGA CCAATCCATGAAATCTTGATTAGCGCTGTGCAGAAAGTTAACGCTGAGGAAATCATCCTTGCTGTTAAAGTTCTGGGCAACGCTGGACACCCTGGAAGCTTGAAGCCACTGATGAAGCTCCTGCCTTGCTTTAGTGCAACAGATATTAAATTGCCACACAGAGTTCACATTGAAATTGTTCTGGCCCTGAGAAACGTGGCAAAGAAGATTCCCAGAGAG GTCCAAAACATTGCAGTGAAGCTTTTCACAGATAAGACAACCCATGCTGAGCTCCgcatggctgctgctgttgtgctgtttgaAACCAAGCTGCCCATGGGTCTGGTAACATCTCTGGCTACTTCCCTCTTGAAGGAAGAAAATTTGCAATTTGCCAGCTTTGTCTACTCTTATATGAAGGCTATGACCAAGAGCACCACCCCTGATCATACTTCTGT TGCCATCGCCTGCAATGTTGCTATGAAGATCCTGAGCCCCAAATATGGTAGACTGAGCTACCGCTACAGCAGAGCGTTCTATTATGATGCCTACCAAA ACCCTTGGATGATGGGTGCTGCCGCGAGCGCCTTCTACGTCAACGAAGCTGCAACACTTCTGCCAAAGGCCGTTTTGGCCAAAGCACGAACCTACCTGTCTGGAGCTTATGCTGACGTTATTGAG gTTGGAGTGCGAACTGACGGAATCCAAGAGGCCATCCTGAaaatgaaagatgaaaacaGTCAACGAATTGACAAGATTACGCAGATTGTGAAGGCT CTTTCTGGGTGGAGGGCTTCTCCTTCGAGGAAACCACTGGCCTCCATGTATGTGAAGCTGTTTGGACAAGAAATCGCATTTGCCAACATTGACAAGGTGGTTTTTGATCAGCTTATTGAG TTTGGATCACAAATCCCCGCTTACAGCAGAGACGCTCTCCAGTCCCTGTTGTCTGGTATCAGTACACGCGTGGTTAAACCGATGCTGGTCAATGAGATTCGTCACATCTTTCCCACTGCTGTCGGACTTCCCATGGAACTTAGCTTCTACACTGCTGGAGTGGCTGCTGCAACAGTGGAAT GTCGCGCTAGTGTGGTACCGTCTCTATCAAGGGAGTTCAAAGTTTCCCAGCTTTTGGATTCTGATATCAGCATTGATGCTTCCATTATTCCAAG TGTTTCCCTGCATACCTATGCGGTAATGGGAGTCAATACTGCTCTCATCCAAGCTGCCATGATGACGAAAGCCAAAGTCTACACAGCCCTTCCTGCCAAAGTTCAAGCGAAAATGAACATCATGAAGGGCCACTTCAAGTTTGATTTCCTGCCAGTTGAGGATGTTGACAAAATTGCATCTGCTTT TGTTGAAACGTATGCTGTGGCAAGAAACGTAGAGGACCTCGCAGCTGCCAGGCTGACACCAGTACTTCCCGATGAGATTAACGTTAATTCAAGAGGGTCGTCTTCCTCGACAAAGTCGACTTGGATGGTT TCCAAATCATCTGAAATTGTCTCTGACAGCCAGCTTGTTGCAAACCAAATTTCAGTCAAGTCCTATCAGAGAAAAATTTGTAAAGAATATCAACCCTATGGAATCAAGGCATGCACTGAGATTGAATCTCGCAACGCTGCCTTCCTGAGAAACTGCCTGCTCTATAGCATGATTGGAAGGCACGGAGTCTCAGTTCAGGTTGCTCGTG CTGCACCTGAAATCAGGAATATTGAGATAGAGATTCAGGTGGGacccaaagcagcagaaaagatTCTCAGAACTGTCAATCtgaatgaagatgaagaagtcCTTGCCGACAAAACCGTGCTGAGGAAACTACAGAAGATCCTGACTCCCAGTCTGAAGAACTCAAGTGCCAGCGACTCTGATTCCTCTGCATCCAAGTCTACCAGTGCCACTTCCCATCCTAGGACCAGAATGATAGATGCCAACAGCCCCGTTGACAAAAAATCCAAGAGCAGCAGTTCCAGCAGATCATGCGTTCGATCCAGAAGCCCTGTTAGCAGTGCttcaagcagaagcagcagaagcagcagtagaagcagcagtagcagcagcagcagcagcagtagcagcagcagcagcagcagcagcagaagcagaagcagaagcagaagcagaagcagaagcagaagcagaagcagcagcagcagcagcagcagcagaagcagcagaagcagcagcaaatgCAGAAGCAGACGCAGCAGCGGTTCATCTTCCAGGCACAGCAGCCACTCACCCAGATCGACCTCCAAGATCGAGATATCCAAC TCAAAACAGACTGATTGCTTTGAACAGAAGTTTACCAATGACCACAGCCATCAG CAAAGCCATGACTCTCGACGCTCCAAGGTAtggtcctccagctctgaagcCATTGCCAACAAG GACAGATACATGGCCGATCCCAAGCATCTATTTTTAACCGTCATCATCCGTGCTGTGAGGAGCGACCAAAAGCTTCAGGGATACCAGGTCACAGCTTACTTTGACAGGCAGAGCAGAAGAGTGCAGATCATTTTGGCCAACCTCGATGAGCAGGAAAAATGGGGAATGTATGCTACTGCTGCGCTGCTGAGCAACCACAAGATGATG GCGAGCCTTGACTGGGGCAAAGACAGCAAACAATACCAGATGGTTCTGACAGCTGAGAGTGGCAGCGTGGCTACCAAGTCAGCAATCCGTGTGAAGATGAGCTGGGAAAAGATTCCATCATccataaagaggagagtgagaaa GCTGTACAGAATGGTTATACACAGGTCTCGGGACAACGGCGTTCAAGTGAAGAAGGCCAAGAACGCTCCCAAGCAGATCACATTAAGTGTGTCTGTTGCGTCTCAGAACAGATTGAATTTTCAGCTGGTGACACCAAAG AGGACCTTTTCCAAATGTGATGTCAAGCTTCCCTCATACCTGCTATATCTTCAAACCGCTGAAGAAATACAGGTGTATCACAACAACTGGTTAGATAAGCTCTTCTACATCCTGTCCAAGAGTTCTGCAG TTGAATGCACAGTGCTCAAAGACAAAATCATCACGTTCAATCGCGGGAGCTTCAACACAGAGTTACCTCACTCTTGCGCCCAGGTTTTGGTTCAGGActgcagccaagaactaaaatTCTTAGTTCTACTGAAGAAGGACTACACACAGAATCAGAACCAGATCAATGTGAAGATTGCAGACCT CGACATTGACATgtataacaacaacaacgctGTCCAGCTGAAGGTTAACGGAGTGCCGTTCCAGATTAGCACCCAGATCTATCAGCATCCCACAG GCCACATTCACATTAGACAGAGAGGTGAGGGCATTACTCTCCATGCTCCATTCTATGGTCTTCAGGAGATCTACTTTGATATGAGTGCTCTGAAG GTTCAAGTTGTGGACTGGATGAAGGGACAGACCTGTGGGCTCTGTGGAAAGGCTGATGGGGAAGTCAGACAGGAGTTCCGCATGCCCAACGGACGTGTGGCCAACAGTGCAATCAGCTACGCTCATTCCTGGGTCGAATCTGGAAAAAGCTGCCGGGATCCTTCTG GGTGCTTGATGAAGTATGAATCTGTAAAGCTGGAGAAGCAGATGTTTATTGAAGGCCAGGAAAGCAAGTGCTTCTCTGTGGAGCCCGTGCTGCGCTGCCTGCCCGGCTGCTCACCAGTGAGGACCACACAGGCAAACATTGGCTTCCACTGCGTGCCTGCTG ACACCAACCTGAACTACTCTGAGGTCCAGAGCAGCATGTTCGATAAGAGTGTCGACGTGAAGGAAACAGCCGAAGCTCACCTGGCCTGCCGCTGTTCTATGCAGTGTCCTTAA